In Piliocolobus tephrosceles isolate RC106 chromosome 5, ASM277652v3, whole genome shotgun sequence, a single genomic region encodes these proteins:
- the LOC113219678 gene encoding uncharacterized protein LOC113219678, translating into MYWPFSTSDLYNWKSQNAWFSDNPKDLTSLLDSVMFTHQPTWDDCQQLLRILFTTEEQERIQVEARKRVPGDDGQPTANLDLINAAFPLTRPRWDYNMAEALQKIHQEIWPRLRELYEASPPPTPHSFQPGDWVLVKRHRQETLQPRWKGPLQVLLTTPTALKVEGIASWIHYTHVKPVDPTSDLLGPIATATEAPTTWTVDKAKNNPLKLTLRRNPCNHV; encoded by the exons ATGTATTGGCCTTTTTCCACTAGTGATTTGTACAATTGGAAGTCCCAAAATGCCTGGTTCtcagataatcccaaagatcTAACCTCGTTGTTAGACAGTGTCATGTTTACCCACCAGCCGACTTGGGATGACTGCCAACAGCTCCTCCGAATACTGTTCACAACGGAGGAGCAAGAAAGAATCCAGGTCGAGGCTAGAAAGCGGGTCCCAGGAGATGATGGCCAGCCAACTGCAAATCTAGACCTCATCAACGCGGCTTTTCCTTTAACCCGACCCAGATGGGACTacaacatggcagaag ccttacagaaaattcaccaggaaATTTGGCCCCGGCTACGAGAACTGTACGAAGCAAGCCCTCCGCCGACGCCCCATTCGTTCCAGCCTGGAGACTGGGTCCTAGTCAAGCGCCACCGGCAAGAGACTCTccaacccaggtggaaaggaccactgcAAGTACTCCTGACTACTCCCACCGCTCTCAAGGTAGAGGGCATCGCTTCGTGGATCCACTATAcacacgtcaaaccagtggacccaaCCTCCGATCTTCTCGGGCCGATCGCCACAGCGACAGAAGCACCAaccacgtggactgtggacaAAGCTAAGAACAATCCCTTAAAGCTAACTCTGCGCCGCAACCCCTGTAACCATGTTTAG